A stretch of the Lactuca sativa cultivar Salinas chromosome 9, Lsat_Salinas_v11, whole genome shotgun sequence genome encodes the following:
- the LOC111905671 gene encoding uncharacterized protein LOC111905671 codes for MTKKTTGEPSEPPHTRIHPMGSLEVTDTSAAPSSSGQLPTPKIPSTFGDPPLSFKATLAFSGSPPYLVTTPPPDSFLTPVTKAAQAILPQNQKIPTMTPITIPTLPNNNTPSRYAIPTSPPFFSNTVGSHHAQMTTVTPFASNIHTNNAMIGMTIVSQPQNHQLLIAGNTPMPPLKFYH; via the coding sequence ATGACGAAGAAGACGACGGGTGAGCCATCAGAGCCACCACACACCCGGATACATCCGATGGGGTCATTGGAGGTAACTGACACTTCGGCGGCACCGTCTTCCAGTGGTCAGCTACCAACACCCAAAATACCATCAACATTTGGTGACCCGCCGTTGTCTTTCAAAGCGACACTGGCTTTCAGCGGCTCGCCACCGTACCTTGTGACAACTCCACCACCTGATTCATTCTTAACTCCCGTCACCAAGGCTGCGCAGGCCATCCTACCCCAGAACCAAAAAATACCCACCATGACTCCCATAACCATCCCAACATTACCAAACAATAACACACCCAGCCGATATGCCATACCCACCTCACCACCCTTTTTCTCCAACACCGTCGGTTCCCATCACGCACAAATGACAACTGTGACACCCTTCGCGAGTAACATACACACAAACAACGCTATGATTGGCATGACTATTGTATCGCAACCACAGAACCACCAATTACTGATCGCGGGCAACACACCAATGCCGCCACTAAAGTTCTACCACTAA